In a genomic window of Salminus brasiliensis chromosome 12, fSalBra1.hap2, whole genome shotgun sequence:
- the LOC140574027 gene encoding beta-1,4 N-acetylgalactosaminyltransferase 2-like gives MRLFLSLSRSSCLCEGVELTSQVLKDKLQVVEERRAKEFNQHQIRTKTNSDRIILALPNSPLQYPIHGFTVAPMKKSLIPGLALHAGKREQYKVSLSVQKGVLSVNNDLEEAKVEGQDQTKLTISSTHLKSLNHQLNRVVYTSTVYNIRTSDMVHFSFEEYNAIFPITISRPSVPLLYDPGEDINSLVTIATKTFLRYAELKVLISSIRQFYPDIKIIIADDSLKPENVSGKNIEHYIMPPAQGWFAGRNLAISQVTSKYFLWVDDDYVFHDKTRIERFVEIMEAVPELDVLGGDVDGNQFYFSLTYDEGDEDEGGCMRRIHNKAHSPLPGFDGCFLVDGVVNFFLARTDAVRRVGFDPFLKRVAHTEFFIDGLGALMVATCNGLSVGHQRRNWISLYSKYRYLNDEKGKLAHHFFKNHLKCIKY, from the exons ATGAGGCTGTTTCTGAGTCTAAGTCGCTCCTCATGCCTCTGCGAAGGGGTTGAACTCACCAGTCAGGTTCTAAAGGACAAACTTCAGGTGGTGGAGGAGCGCCGAGCCAAGGAATTCAACCAACATCAGATAAG gacAAAAACTAATTCGGATAGGATCATTCTTGCTTTGCCCAACTCCCCTCTCCAATATCCGATTCATGGATTCACAGTTGCTCCCATGAAGAAAAGCTTGATACCAG GTTTAGCTTTACATGCAGGCAAGAGAGAGCAGTATAAG GTGTCCCTGAGTGTACAGAAGGGTGTGCTTTCAGTAAACAATGACTTGGAGGAAGCAAAAGTTGAGGGGCAGGACCAAACCAAATTAACTATCTCCTCAACCCACCTCAAATCCCTCAACCATCAGCTGAACAGGGTGGTGTATACCAGCACTGTCTACAACATAAGGACAAGTGACATGG TTCACTTCTCttttgaggagtacaatgcaaTATTCCCCATTACAATCAGCAGACCTTCAGTACCTCTTCTCTACGATCCTGGAGAAG ATATCAACTCCCTGGTGACCATAGCAACTAAGACTTTTCTCAGGTATGCTGAGTTAAAGGTTCTTATCAGCAGCATCCGCCAGTTTTATCCAGACATTAAGATCATCATTGCTGATGACAGCCTGAAGCCAGAAAATGTGTCTGGAAAGAACATCGAACATTACATCATGCCTCCTGCTCAG ggCTGGTTTGCAGGCAGAAACCTGGCCATCTCACAAGTCACCAGCAAGTACTTTTTATGGGTGGACGATGACTACGTCTTCCACGATAAGACAAGAATCGAGAGATTTGTGGAGATTATGGAGGCCGTTCCTGAGCTGGATGTG CTTGGTGGAGACGTTGATGGCAATCAGTTCTACTTCAGTCTTACGTATGACGAGGGGGATGAGGATGAAGGTGGCTGCATGCGGCGCATCCACAACAAGGCCCACAGCCCGCTGCCCGGCTTTGATGGTTGTTTTTTAGTAGACGGAGTGGTCAATTTCTTCCTGGCCCGGACAGATGCGGTGCGGAGGGTTGGTTTTGACCCTTTCCTGAAAAGAGTAGCTCACACTG AGTTCTTCATAGATGGACTTGGAGCTTTGATGGTTGCAACATGCAATGGACTCTCAGTCGGCCATCAGAGGAGAAACTGGATATCTTTGTATAGTAAATACAGGTACCTAAATGATGAGAAGGGGAAACTGGCCCATCATTTTTTTAAGAACCACCTCAAGTGCATCAAGTACTGA
- the gngt2a gene encoding guanine nucleotide-binding protein G(I)/G(S)/G(O) subunit gamma-T2a isoform X2 → MPIINSEDMSDKDILKMEIDQLQKEAKTAREPVSKTAKELCDFVEAQSAEDPLIKGVPEDKNPFKEKGGCIIT, encoded by the exons ATGCCCATAATTAATTCAGA GGATATGTCCGATAAGGACATCCTGAAAATGGAGATTGATCAGCTTCAAAAAGAGGCGAAGACCGCGAGAGAGCCG GTATCTAAAACAGCGAAGGAgctgtgtgattttgttgaagcTCAGTCGGCTGAAGATCCTCTTATTAAAGGAGTGCCTGAGGACAAGAACCCATTCAAGGAGAAGGGAGGCTGTATAATAACCTAG
- the gngt2a gene encoding guanine nucleotide-binding protein G(I)/G(S)/G(O) subunit gamma-T2a isoform X1 yields the protein MARDMSDKDILKMEIDQLQKEAKTAREPVSKTAKELCDFVEAQSAEDPLIKGVPEDKNPFKEKGGCIIT from the exons ATGGCGCGGGATATGTCCGATAAGGACATCCTGAAAATGGAGATTGATCAGCTTCAAAAAGAGGCGAAGACCGCGAGAGAGCCG GTATCTAAAACAGCGAAGGAgctgtgtgattttgttgaagcTCAGTCGGCTGAAGATCCTCTTATTAAAGGAGTGCCTGAGGACAAGAACCCATTCAAGGAGAAGGGAGGCTGTATAATAACCTAG